A portion of the Rahnella variigena genome contains these proteins:
- the tssC gene encoding type VI secretion system contractile sheath large subunit, with product MSDIQVMNTSAPAEQSNDYLDQIIDNTQAIRRESDRHKVKTQLDNFLSEVASGAVIVSNDLVGSIEARIAAIDELLSSQVSKIIQAPEFQRMESSWRGLHKLVQSSVTENTKVRVFNCTKKELLRDFKSASDFDQSSLFKSIYESEYGTFGGDPYSAFVGDFEFDSMPEDLQLLEQISHVAAAAHAPFLSAANPGMFGMGSYSEMPRPRDLGKLFDTSDYARWKSFRQSDDSRYVGLTLPRVIGRLPYGAKTVSVEAFNFEEKIAENNDGASYLWVNAAYELAGRMVEAFEEHGWCAAIRGVEGGGLVKSLPTYNYISQTGEKVMQCPTEVAISDRREKELADLGFIPLVYCKGTDYAAFFAVQSTNKPRKYDSELANANAKLSSQLQYIMTTSRFAHYLKSIVRDKVGSFMSKSECQHFLQNWINQYVVGSDNVGPTIKASHPLREAVVEVVDVPGSPGSYRAVAYLKPHFQLEGLSMSLRLVAELPASTGA from the coding sequence ATCATCGATAATACTCAGGCTATTCGCCGGGAATCTGATCGGCATAAAGTAAAAACGCAGCTGGATAACTTCCTGTCTGAAGTGGCATCCGGTGCGGTCATTGTGTCTAATGATCTGGTGGGAAGCATTGAAGCCCGTATTGCCGCCATTGATGAATTGTTATCTTCCCAGGTCAGCAAAATTATCCAGGCGCCGGAATTTCAGCGTATGGAATCCTCCTGGCGCGGTCTGCACAAGCTTGTGCAAAGCAGCGTGACAGAAAATACCAAAGTGCGCGTTTTTAACTGCACGAAGAAAGAACTGCTGCGTGATTTTAAATCAGCCTCCGATTTTGATCAGTCTTCCTTATTTAAAAGCATTTATGAAAGCGAATACGGCACCTTTGGGGGCGATCCTTATTCTGCTTTTGTCGGTGATTTCGAATTTGATTCCATGCCGGAAGACCTGCAATTGCTGGAACAGATTTCTCATGTCGCTGCCGCAGCACATGCACCTTTCCTGAGTGCCGCGAATCCAGGCATGTTCGGTATGGGCTCGTATTCTGAGATGCCGCGTCCGCGTGATCTGGGCAAGTTATTTGATACCTCTGATTATGCCCGCTGGAAATCATTCCGCCAGAGCGACGACTCCCGTTATGTTGGCTTAACACTGCCGCGTGTTATCGGGCGCCTGCCTTATGGCGCTAAAACCGTGTCTGTAGAGGCCTTCAATTTCGAAGAAAAAATTGCAGAAAACAATGATGGTGCAAGCTACCTATGGGTGAATGCTGCGTATGAATTAGCGGGCCGTATGGTCGAAGCTTTCGAAGAACATGGCTGGTGCGCTGCGATCCGCGGTGTCGAAGGCGGTGGTCTGGTCAAATCCTTGCCGACCTATAACTATATTTCGCAAACTGGCGAAAAAGTCATGCAATGCCCGACTGAAGTAGCGATTTCCGATCGTCGCGAAAAAGAATTAGCCGATCTGGGCTTTATTCCGTTGGTTTATTGCAAAGGCACGGATTATGCGGCGTTCTTCGCTGTGCAATCAACAAATAAACCGCGCAAATATGATTCTGAACTGGCTAATGCGAATGCTAAATTGTCCAGTCAGTTGCAATATATTATGACAACGTCGCGCTTTGCTCATTATTTAAAATCCATCGTGCGCGATAAAGTGGGCAGTTTTATGTCCAAATCTGAATGCCAGCATTTCCTGCAGAATTGGATCAACCAATATGTGGTGGGTTCCGACAATGTAGGGCCAACAATTAAAGCCAGTCATCCATTGCGTGAGGCAGTTGTGGAAGTTGTTGATGTCCCAGGTTCACCAGGCAGTTATCGCGCCGTTGCGTATTTGAAACCGCATTTCCAGCTTGAAGGTCTCAGCATGTCGCTGCGTCTGGTAGCGGAACTCCCTGCATCAACCGGTGCATAA
- the tssG gene encoding type VI secretion system baseplate subunit TssG, with protein sequence MDLNKILSPHNFFQQVRTMLRRLTRGQGTDSKQVLEEQLYFVSPLSLDAPRGEITAVTPLEEQRWQVEVSGHGLTGTLGALPTVYTEWMIERYYRHGDVTAKAFLDIFNHRLHSLRYLAWQKYHYYAMAEFCVTRPLSSALRALSGVTNSSPSLQQEQFADLFSHSVRSMLNFETWLKHRFSVGVKVTPFTGGWQAMEPALCCCLGNPAQPLAVAPMLGGVYWDRQAHFTVTLGPVPMHNAGQYLPKGKHYQKLWSHIREYVGEGLDFDIDLLIENKSNVVTPLGNGQLGLDICLGASPAAELHKIRLPVCREGK encoded by the coding sequence ATGGATCTGAATAAAATTCTCAGCCCACATAACTTTTTCCAGCAGGTGCGCACCATGTTGCGCAGGCTGACACGCGGGCAGGGGACTGACAGCAAGCAGGTGCTTGAAGAACAGCTTTATTTCGTTTCGCCGCTCTCTCTGGATGCGCCGAGAGGTGAAATTACCGCAGTGACACCGCTCGAAGAGCAGCGCTGGCAGGTTGAAGTGTCAGGACACGGGCTGACGGGAACACTGGGCGCATTGCCGACGGTGTATACCGAATGGATGATTGAGCGTTACTACCGGCACGGGGATGTGACCGCCAAGGCTTTCCTCGATATTTTTAATCACCGGTTACATAGCCTGCGCTATCTCGCGTGGCAGAAATATCACTACTACGCGATGGCAGAATTCTGCGTAACACGGCCGCTAAGTTCGGCGCTGCGTGCGTTATCTGGCGTGACAAACAGCTCGCCTTCATTACAGCAGGAGCAATTTGCCGACCTTTTTTCGCATTCAGTCCGCTCCATGCTCAATTTTGAAACCTGGCTTAAGCACCGGTTCTCGGTCGGCGTGAAAGTCACGCCTTTTACCGGCGGATGGCAAGCGATGGAACCTGCGCTTTGTTGCTGCCTGGGGAATCCGGCTCAACCGCTGGCGGTCGCCCCGATGTTGGGCGGTGTCTATTGGGACCGGCAGGCACATTTTACGGTCACTCTGGGACCCGTGCCGATGCATAACGCGGGTCAGTATTTACCAAAGGGAAAGCATTACCAAAAACTATGGTCGCATATTCGCGAATATGTCGGTGAGGGACTGGATTTCGACATCGACCTGCTTATTGAGAATAAATCAAACGTCGTTACGCCATTGGGGAACGGGCAACTCGGGCTGGATATTTGCCTTGGTGCTTCTCCGGCGGCTGAGCTGCATAAAATTCGTTTACCCGTCTGCCGGGAAGGAAAATAG
- a CDS encoding type VI secretion lipoprotein TssJ, translating into MTGKKRAGLMLAAMLLAGCVSDNDQGREQAMDEAPAPFANGAITLQLRAEPGLNAVNEMPNSCTVLLLQAKDKPALEKLLGNPATLKSLFAGAGSEGEVLQVDRYVMMPGQTNIVHVDRARDTRNVALVAGYYPFPVKKHMVSTAVPVEATSTGWWEPVWQAHLTPLTLSVTLGSESIVSADVPATDGEKR; encoded by the coding sequence ATGACGGGTAAAAAACGGGCGGGGCTGATGTTGGCCGCAATGCTTCTTGCAGGTTGCGTTTCAGACAATGACCAGGGACGTGAGCAAGCCATGGATGAGGCACCTGCGCCTTTTGCAAACGGTGCAATTACCCTGCAACTGCGGGCTGAACCGGGGCTGAACGCTGTCAATGAGATGCCTAACAGTTGCACGGTGTTGCTGTTGCAGGCGAAAGACAAACCGGCGCTGGAGAAATTGCTGGGTAATCCTGCCACGCTGAAAAGTTTGTTCGCTGGTGCGGGCAGTGAAGGTGAAGTTCTGCAGGTAGACCGTTACGTCATGATGCCAGGCCAGACCAATATCGTGCATGTCGATCGTGCAAGGGATACCCGCAATGTGGCACTGGTGGCGGGTTATTACCCCTTCCCGGTAAAAAAACACATGGTCAGCACAGCGGTGCCGGTTGAAGCCACCAGCACCGGCTGGTGGGAACCGGTCTGGCAGGCACATTTAACACCGCTCACCCTTTCGGTCACGCTGGGCAGTGAAAGTATCGTCAGCGCAGATGTTCCCGCCACTGACGGAGAAAAACGTTAA
- a CDS encoding GPW/gp25 family protein, with product MKSLLQQLSDDNPKDQNCPDVAEDKSSMLIEEILLLLSSRPRSYRIDKTPLINESILNYGVSDVFASDTPRLERNAIMQSRIEIALQRFEPRLKNIRVTPGNEHGSLCSFIIDAETSAGEVRYRLIWDDVISQFSLRE from the coding sequence ATGAAAAGTTTATTACAGCAATTATCTGATGATAATCCGAAAGACCAAAATTGTCCTGATGTGGCCGAAGACAAAAGCAGCATGTTAATTGAAGAGATATTGCTGCTTTTGTCTTCACGCCCCAGAAGTTATCGAATTGATAAAACGCCATTAATTAATGAATCCATTCTTAATTATGGTGTGAGTGATGTATTTGCCAGCGATACACCTCGCCTTGAACGTAATGCCATTATGCAGTCCCGTATTGAAATTGCATTGCAACGATTTGAACCGAGGTTGAAAAATATCCGCGTTACGCCAGGAAATGAGCACGGAAGTTTGTGTTCATTCATCATTGACGCTGAGACTTCTGCTGGTGAAGTTCGCTACCGGCTTATATGGGACGATGTTATCAGTCAATTTTCTCTGCGTGAGTGA
- a CDS encoding type VI secretion system Vgr family protein, giving the protein MSNLLGQDNRFIRFVGNAADQLTLMHIEGDEQFSDTFRYQIQFRTSLITGQMGRFLGHEIACEMGRGNQKRYVHGVLTNIKEDNNADGLSTFTGTLEPRMALLRLGRNLAVFQNITVPDLVCKLLRQQNINHIDLRLRGTYTPREYCIQYRESDFDFISRLLEQEGIYYYFQHDAGQHTLVLADHPSSHQTGKTAELPFMPQAGRGDGVGILSWVACSSLAASSVLLKGFNMVQAASVEGGSQAVVAEYAVPGVSYVDTDGHEKRELLQSGARLKMEQLESDNQQFYAEASIWWLGCGDKFHLSAHPSCPGDYRIKSVHMRASSSIDQSGPDFSCELTVLKDSLAWRPACLTKQPEIAGILTAVVVGPKSEEIHTDEYGRIKIQFPWDGENKHDDGSSCWVRVSQPWAGGRFGAVFLPRVNSEVTVSFVQGNPDYPLVTGTVFNGQNKPPLSLPEEKNHAGFVSRSSLNASVEEGHALRFDDKKGAERLIITSQRDLLLTVKNDVISDISKNVTETIGENRTTEITKGNQSLTLKQGDYSLDIKGNLQESLSGGDHQLKISGGGSSVKADKACVIESTQTIEFKVGSSKISISPSGITLSGTTIKIEGKGTAELKGAMVTVQGSGMTQIKGGVTMIG; this is encoded by the coding sequence ATGTCAAACTTACTGGGGCAAGACAACCGGTTTATCCGCTTTGTCGGGAACGCTGCGGATCAACTAACGTTGATGCATATCGAAGGTGATGAGCAGTTTTCTGACACCTTCCGCTATCAGATTCAGTTTCGTACATCGTTAATTACCGGGCAGATGGGCCGTTTTCTGGGGCATGAAATTGCCTGCGAGATGGGTCGTGGCAATCAAAAACGCTACGTTCACGGCGTGCTGACGAACATCAAAGAAGACAACAATGCCGATGGTCTCAGCACTTTCACTGGCACGCTGGAGCCGCGTATGGCGCTGTTGCGTCTGGGGCGTAATTTGGCGGTTTTTCAAAATATTACCGTGCCGGATTTAGTCTGCAAGCTGCTTCGTCAGCAGAATATCAACCACATTGATTTACGCTTGCGCGGAACATATACGCCCCGTGAATATTGCATCCAGTATCGTGAATCCGATTTTGATTTCATCAGTCGCTTACTTGAGCAGGAAGGTATTTATTACTACTTCCAGCACGACGCCGGACAACACACATTGGTGCTGGCCGATCATCCTTCCAGCCACCAGACCGGCAAAACGGCAGAATTACCCTTTATGCCTCAGGCAGGGCGGGGTGATGGCGTCGGGATCCTGAGTTGGGTGGCGTGCTCTTCTCTGGCGGCATCGTCCGTATTGCTGAAGGGTTTTAACATGGTCCAGGCGGCCAGTGTTGAAGGTGGATCTCAGGCTGTGGTGGCTGAATATGCAGTGCCGGGTGTCAGCTATGTTGACACTGATGGCCATGAAAAACGTGAATTACTGCAATCAGGTGCCCGGCTGAAAATGGAACAGCTTGAGTCAGACAACCAGCAGTTCTACGCAGAAGCCAGTATCTGGTGGCTAGGCTGTGGCGATAAATTCCATCTGAGCGCTCACCCTTCATGCCCGGGCGATTACCGTATTAAGTCTGTACACATGCGGGCTTCCAGCAGCATTGACCAGAGTGGTCCTGATTTCAGTTGCGAACTCACCGTGCTGAAAGACAGCCTCGCCTGGCGTCCCGCGTGTCTTACGAAACAGCCTGAAATCGCAGGTATCCTCACGGCAGTCGTCGTCGGTCCCAAATCAGAAGAAATCCATACAGACGAATACGGTCGCATCAAAATTCAGTTTCCGTGGGACGGGGAAAACAAACACGACGACGGCAGTTCCTGCTGGGTAAGGGTTTCACAACCCTGGGCTGGCGGGCGCTTTGGTGCCGTATTCCTGCCTCGCGTCAACAGCGAAGTCACGGTCAGTTTCGTGCAGGGCAACCCGGATTATCCACTGGTGACCGGTACGGTGTTTAACGGTCAAAACAAACCACCGCTGAGCTTGCCGGAGGAAAAAAATCACGCCGGATTCGTGTCACGCAGCTCGCTTAACGCCAGTGTTGAAGAAGGGCATGCGTTGCGCTTTGACGATAAAAAAGGCGCAGAACGGCTGATCATCACCTCGCAACGCGATCTGTTGCTGACGGTAAAAAACGATGTGATTTCCGACATTTCTAAAAATGTCACGGAAACCATCGGTGAAAACCGCACCACCGAAATAACAAAGGGCAACCAATCCCTGACGCTTAAACAGGGCGATTACAGCCTGGACATAAAAGGCAACCTGCAGGAAAGCCTGAGCGGTGGCGATCATCAGTTAAAAATCAGCGGGGGTGGGAGTTCCGTTAAAGCGGATAAAGCCTGCGTCATTGAATCCACCCAGACGATCGAATTCAAAGTTGGCAGCAGCAAAATCTCTATTTCTCCTTCCGGTATTACGCTCAGCGGAACCACGATCAAAATCGAGGGCAAGGGGACGGCAGAACTTAAAGGCGCAATGGTCACTGTTCAGGGTAGTGGTATGACCCAGATCAAGGGCGGCGTGACAATGATCGGCTGA
- the tssA gene encoding type VI secretion system protein TssA, producing MNFEPLLAPLDADQPAGRDMEYEQIFDDIRQARESDPDYLPQGEWATELRKADWGKVVRLSTKVLQENSKDFQVACWLTEGLSQVHGLNGLLAGIGFLTPFIQRYWQSGWPALDDDGAIIRHGMINRLDRQLAQLLQCHPIFGQAESTLDHWRKVLAYEHRVTMKPDSAAVPGSDDDFSMETFNRWAAALAPQKVAAKSDMLNQMVATLDALETAYGQLNPQADSVAMGQTRSATVEMQEFVKRLFDRAAPAYDDVMTLNVLTPYDDEQESDVNSLMNTTHKQTMSRDLAISQMLTIAHFFRQTEPSSPVPFLMERAARWAGMTLTEWLEEMLQDDSSMRDINNVLKGHGRE from the coding sequence ATGAACTTTGAGCCCCTGCTGGCGCCTCTCGATGCCGACCAGCCTGCCGGCCGTGATATGGAATATGAGCAGATCTTTGACGATATCCGCCAGGCGAGGGAAAGCGATCCTGACTATTTGCCACAGGGCGAATGGGCGACTGAATTGCGCAAGGCTGACTGGGGCAAAGTCGTCCGGTTGAGCACAAAGGTATTGCAGGAGAACAGTAAGGATTTCCAGGTCGCATGCTGGCTGACGGAAGGCCTGAGCCAGGTGCATGGGCTCAATGGTTTGCTCGCCGGGATCGGTTTTCTTACACCCTTTATTCAACGCTACTGGCAGAGCGGGTGGCCGGCACTGGATGACGATGGTGCGATTATCCGCCACGGCATGATCAATCGTTTGGATCGTCAGCTTGCGCAATTGCTGCAATGCCATCCTATATTCGGTCAGGCGGAAAGCACACTCGATCACTGGCGGAAAGTTCTCGCGTATGAGCATCGCGTCACCATGAAACCTGACAGCGCCGCAGTGCCGGGCAGTGATGACGATTTCTCGATGGAAACATTCAACCGCTGGGCCGCTGCACTGGCCCCGCAAAAAGTCGCTGCGAAAAGTGACATGTTGAATCAGATGGTCGCCACACTGGACGCGCTGGAAACGGCCTACGGTCAGCTCAATCCACAGGCAGATTCTGTGGCAATGGGGCAGACGCGCAGTGCGACGGTCGAAATGCAGGAATTCGTGAAGCGCCTGTTTGATCGTGCGGCACCCGCATATGACGACGTGATGACACTTAACGTATTAACGCCTTATGACGATGAACAGGAAAGCGACGTTAATTCACTGATGAACACGACCCATAAACAGACCATGTCGCGGGATCTGGCTATCAGCCAAATGCTGACCATCGCCCATTTCTTTCGCCAGACCGAACCCTCCAGCCCGGTGCCTTTTTTGATGGAACGGGCCGCACGCTGGGCAGGAATGACCCTGACCGAGTGGCTGGAGGAAATGTTGCAGGATGACAGCAGTATGCGCGATATCAACAATGTTCTTAAAGGGCACGGAAGAGAATGA
- a CDS encoding PAAR domain-containing protein gives MAQPAARVGDMHVCPMVTPGLPPIPHVGGPVTTPGTPTVLIGGMPAATMGSMAVCVGPPDSVVMGSSKVLIGGKPAARMGDSTAHGGTIVAGCPTVLIS, from the coding sequence ATGGCCCAACCCGCTGCCCGAGTCGGCGATATGCATGTGTGCCCGATGGTTACGCCGGGTTTGCCGCCCATTCCGCACGTTGGCGGGCCGGTAACAACGCCGGGGACGCCAACTGTTCTGATCGGCGGGATGCCTGCCGCCACAATGGGATCGATGGCAGTCTGCGTCGGGCCACCAGATTCGGTGGTGATGGGCAGCAGCAAAGTGCTTATCGGCGGAAAACCTGCAGCGCGTATGGGCGACAGCACCGCGCATGGCGGAACCATCGTTGCGGGTTGTCCGACCGTCCTGATTTCTTAG
- a CDS encoding Hcp family type VI secretion system effector, which translates to MATESLFMQIEGVKGTVSNKGFEGWIAVENMNFGVYCSAKIDNASGQVNSDGVNFDAISFSKVMDTTSTQLANMVAQGTNLKQISIVKALFQGEKMVQALKLTYKNCVLTSYNFAAYSEGEVPSENLSFVFGQMTFETNMVEPDGKTSKQGPVGWNLVENTKL; encoded by the coding sequence ATGGCTACTGAATCCCTTTTTATGCAAATTGAAGGCGTTAAAGGCACCGTAAGTAATAAAGGTTTTGAGGGTTGGATTGCTGTTGAGAATATGAACTTCGGTGTGTATTGCTCTGCAAAAATCGATAATGCCAGCGGTCAGGTAAACAGCGATGGCGTGAATTTTGATGCGATTTCATTCTCAAAAGTAATGGACACCACTTCAACGCAACTGGCTAACATGGTTGCTCAGGGCACCAATCTTAAACAAATCTCCATTGTTAAAGCATTGTTCCAGGGCGAAAAAATGGTTCAGGCGTTGAAACTGACCTACAAAAACTGTGTGCTGACCAGCTACAACTTTGCTGCTTACTCTGAAGGTGAAGTGCCGAGTGAAAATCTGAGCTTCGTCTTTGGTCAGATGACATTCGAAACCAATATGGTTGAGCCAGACGGTAAAACCAGCAAACAAGGTCCTGTGGGCTGGAATTTGGTTGAGAATACCAAGCTGTAA
- a CDS encoding DUF6931 family protein, giving the protein MKEKLLSPEALATHNPLQSTAENAVRLMQAGQWEDALACLAAEEPQEKLMAWTLQQVLKRAGSQDTAVKHCTSDISQWLSAPDDALRFSIFQQAELLGFDTPPGALGLSLFWMQGSMTAAEFEAVYPEPHLSRLMLLCALKLLSVAIATDTPPHTGAQILLAEWLALRSVN; this is encoded by the coding sequence ATGAAAGAAAAATTACTCTCGCCCGAGGCACTCGCAACGCACAACCCGCTGCAAAGTACCGCTGAAAATGCCGTGCGTCTGATGCAGGCAGGGCAATGGGAAGATGCATTGGCCTGCCTGGCGGCGGAAGAGCCACAAGAAAAACTGATGGCCTGGACATTGCAGCAGGTGCTAAAGCGCGCCGGGTCGCAGGACACAGCGGTAAAACACTGCACCAGCGACATCAGCCAGTGGCTAAGCGCACCCGATGACGCACTGCGTTTTAGTATTTTCCAGCAGGCTGAATTGCTGGGGTTTGATACTCCGCCCGGTGCCCTCGGTTTATCGCTGTTCTGGATGCAGGGCAGTATGACGGCCGCAGAGTTCGAAGCAGTTTATCCCGAACCTCATTTGTCACGGCTGATGCTGCTCTGTGCGTTGAAATTACTCAGTGTGGCGATAGCAACAGATACCCCGCCGCACACCGGCGCGCAAATCTTGCTGGCTGAATGGCTGGCTTTACGGAGCGTTAACTGA
- the tssF gene encoding type VI secretion system baseplate subunit TssF: MLAKKLISYYQNELAYLKTQGKAFARHFPKVARRLGMSEGTSEDPHIERMIESFALVTAQIQQRLDEDMPEVTDALLTVLAPQFLRPFPSVCIVQMLPDSKVSALTASNRIDAGTALYSRPVNGQICRFRTTYPVTLQPVSLHKASLHLDDDDMSWSLKMQLSVWPGATLTAETLRIHLRGTSTIVNIFYTLLCSEVESLSLFAQDHCHSLSPQAIHAVGFGEDEGLLSGDSRVSPTHSLLQDYFFFPQKFHFIDMPLPAAMVAGGQTELSLVVKFNRCAMARQLEKIAGTVDENLFLLNCTPAINLFAHRAEPISPDHETAEYPVIPDIRYQDAMEVWSVDSVSAMRKQGNETRSRPIYPLFGLDHSASDGESGLFWQCMRRETLLNEGVASTLFIAFSDRGEKPLVPGCDIVSLNLSCTNRDVPAAMRNGDPDGDFESELPIAGMKIIALTRPTLPVRPPVKQATRWRLISQLSLNHMLISGPEGARVLKESLALYNFTDNPGISRLINLIKSVSARPVVARLNPQDPRSMARGIEIRMTFAGEAAEEVEYFLLCRFIDCFLALYSPVNSFTRVVTCIDGRDETACTWPVRAGRLLWI, translated from the coding sequence ATGTTAGCGAAAAAATTAATTTCTTATTATCAGAATGAACTCGCTTACCTGAAAACGCAGGGAAAGGCCTTCGCACGCCATTTTCCCAAGGTCGCCAGACGTTTAGGCATGTCAGAAGGAACATCAGAAGATCCGCATATTGAGCGAATGATCGAGTCTTTTGCCCTGGTGACTGCCCAAATTCAGCAGCGACTTGATGAGGATATGCCGGAAGTCACTGATGCATTACTGACGGTTCTGGCACCGCAGTTTCTGCGTCCTTTTCCTTCGGTGTGCATCGTGCAAATGTTGCCGGATAGTAAGGTGAGTGCGCTGACGGCCAGTAACCGTATCGACGCTGGTACCGCGTTATATTCCCGTCCGGTCAACGGGCAGATTTGTCGTTTTCGCACCACCTATCCGGTGACACTTCAGCCGGTCAGTCTTCACAAAGCCAGTCTGCATCTTGATGATGATGACATGAGCTGGAGTCTGAAAATGCAGCTGTCAGTCTGGCCTGGCGCTACGCTGACGGCGGAGACGCTGAGGATCCATCTGCGTGGTACCAGCACCATCGTTAACATCTTTTATACCTTGCTGTGCAGTGAAGTGGAGAGTCTGTCTCTTTTTGCGCAAGACCACTGTCATAGCTTGTCGCCGCAGGCGATACATGCCGTGGGCTTTGGCGAGGATGAAGGGTTGTTGTCCGGGGATTCACGGGTTTCGCCGACGCACAGTTTGTTGCAGGACTATTTTTTCTTCCCGCAAAAGTTTCATTTTATTGATATGCCGCTGCCCGCGGCAATGGTCGCTGGCGGACAGACAGAATTGTCACTGGTGGTGAAATTTAATCGCTGCGCGATGGCGCGCCAGCTAGAAAAGATAGCCGGTACGGTGGATGAAAATCTGTTCCTGCTCAATTGCACCCCTGCCATTAACCTGTTCGCGCACCGTGCTGAGCCGATTTCGCCTGACCATGAAACCGCTGAATATCCGGTGATCCCGGACATCCGTTATCAGGATGCGATGGAAGTCTGGTCTGTGGACAGCGTCAGTGCGATGCGTAAGCAGGGCAATGAAACACGCTCCCGTCCCATCTATCCGCTGTTTGGGCTGGATCATTCGGCCAGCGACGGTGAGTCCGGGCTTTTCTGGCAATGCATGCGTCGTGAAACCCTGCTCAATGAGGGCGTGGCGTCCACGTTGTTTATCGCTTTTTCTGACCGGGGAGAAAAACCGCTGGTGCCCGGCTGCGATATTGTCAGTCTGAATCTGTCCTGTACCAACCGGGATGTGCCCGCCGCTATGCGTAATGGCGATCCTGACGGCGATTTTGAATCAGAACTGCCGATTGCGGGCATGAAAATTATCGCGCTGACACGCCCGACGTTGCCGGTCAGACCGCCAGTGAAACAGGCTACTCGCTGGCGTCTTATTTCTCAGCTTTCGCTCAATCATATGCTGATCAGTGGGCCGGAAGGCGCACGCGTCCTTAAAGAGTCGCTGGCGTTGTACAACTTTACGGATAATCCAGGCATTAGCCGTCTGATTAATCTGATTAAAAGCGTCAGTGCCCGCCCCGTTGTCGCCCGCCTGAATCCACAGGATCCCCGTTCAATGGCGCGCGGCATTGAAATTCGTATGACCTTTGCCGGTGAGGCTGCCGAAGAGGTTGAGTATTTTTTGCTGTGCCGTTTTATCGACTGCTTCCTGGCGCTGTATTCCCCAGTCAACAGCTTTACCCGCGTAGTGACCTGCATCGATGGCCGCGATGAAACAGCATGTACCTGGCCCGTTCGCGCGGGACGACTGTTATGGATCTGA